One window of Dermochelys coriacea isolate rDerCor1 chromosome 22, rDerCor1.pri.v4, whole genome shotgun sequence genomic DNA carries:
- the NECTIN1 gene encoding nectin-1, protein MAPHRRPSCPGCWWTAGVCLLVASLLPGLRAQTVLVNDTVSGFIGTDVVLHCSFTNPLPSVKITQVTWQKATNGSKQNVAIYNPAMGVSILSPYKERVTFLNPSFKDGTIQLSRLELEDEGVYICEFATFPTGNRESQLNLTVLAKPTNRMEGTTRPLVARSSKTEKILVATCMSSNGKPPSTVTWDTKLKGEAEFQEIKNSNGTITVISRYRLVPSREAHRQQLMCVVNYQLDRFTDSMTLNVQYEPEVTIEGFDGNWFLNRKDVKLTCKSDANPPATTYQWRLLNGSLPENVEVQNNTLFFKGPVSYSLAGTYICEATNTIGTRSGLVEVNVTEFPSTPPPNDDRKSVTQPNIPTAVIGGVVGGVSLVLVVAVVLFVVLRRRRHTFKGDYSTKKHVYGNGYSKAGVPQHHPPMAQNLQYPDDSDDEKKPGPLGGSSYEDEEEDAGGERKLGLANKYEDDAKRPYFTVDETGAHTEPYGERTLGFQYDPEQLDLAENMVSQNDGSFISKKEWYV, encoded by the exons GGCTCCGGGCTCAGACCGTCCTGGTCAATGACACAGTCTCGGGGTTCATCGGGACGGATGTGGTCCTTCACTGCAGCTTCACCAACCCGCTCCCCAGTGTGAAGATCACGCAGGTCACGTGGCAGAAGGCCACCAATGGCTCCAAGCAGAATGTGGCCATCTACAACCCTGCCATGGGAGTCTCCATCCTCTCCCCCTACAAAGAGCGCGTGACCTTTCTAAACCCCTCCTTTAAGGATGGCACCATCCAGCTGTCCCGGCTGGAGCTGGAGGATGAGGGCGTGTACATCTGCGAATTTGCCACCTTCCCAACCGGCAACAGGGAGAGCCAGCTGAACCTCACCGTGCTGG CCAAGCCCACCAACCGGATGGAGGGCACCACCCGGCCCCTCGTAGCCAGATCCAGCAAGACGGAAAAGATCTTGGTAGCCACCTGCATGTCCTCCAATGGGAAGCCGCCCAGCACCGTCACCTGGGACACCAAGCTCAAAGGGGAGGCGGAGTTCCAGGAGATCAAGAACAGCAATGGCACCATCACGGTGATCAGCCGGTACCGCCTGGTGCCGAGCCGGGAGGCCCACCGGCAGCAGCTCATGTGCGTGGTCAATTACCAGCTGGACCGTTTCACCGACAGCATGACTCTCAATGTTCAGT ATGAGCCAGAAGTCACCATCGAGGGCTTTGACggcaactggtttttgaatcggAAGGATGTGAAACTGACGTGCAAATCCGATGCCAACCCCCCCGCTACCACCTACCAATGGAGGCT GCTGAACGGCTCGCTACCCGAGAACGTAGAAGTCCAGAACAACACCCTCTTCTTCAAAGGGCCCGTCTCCTACAGCCTGGCAGGGACGTACATCTGTGAGGCCACCAACACCATCGGCACACGGTCGGGGCTCGTGGAAGTTAATGTCACAG AATTCCCCTCCACCCCGCCTCCCAACGATGACCGCAAATCAGTGACGCAGCCGAACATCCCCACGGCCGTGATTGGGGGCGTGGTGGGCGGAGTCTCGCTGGTCCTGGTGGTGGCCGTGGTGCTCTTTGTGGTGCTCCGGCGCCGGCGTCACACCTTCAAGGGCGACTACAGCACCAAGAAGCACGTGTACGGCAATGGGTACAGCAAGGCCGGCGTCCCGCAGCACCACCCCCCCATGGCCCAGAACCTGCAGTATCCCGACGACTCGGACGACGAGAAGAAGCCGGGCCCGCTCGGGGGCAGCAGCTACGAGGACGAAGAGGAGGACGCCGGAGGCGAGCGCAAGCTGGGCCTCGCCAACAAGTACGAGGACGACGCCAAGCGGCCTTACTTCACGGTAGACGAGACCGGGGCCCACACGGAGCCCTACGGTGAAAGGACACTCGGTTTCCAGTATGATCCCGAGCAGCTGGACCTGGCCGAGAACATGGTCTCCCAGAATGACGGATCTTTTATTTCCAAAAAAGAGTGGTACGTGTAG